The Nitrosomonas sp. genomic sequence GTGGTTTCAGTCAACTCGGCGGCGACAACCCACTTGGCCTTGTTTTTACGGAGAACAGAACCTGGAAAAATTGAGAATCTGATACTGCGCGCACCCAAATAATCGGTGTTTGTCTCAGATTTGAACCCGATATTGCCGAGCAGCCCCGCCAGCAACGCGCGGTGTATTTCATCATAACCAGCTGGCATCTGATTTGGTCGCCACCCCATTTCACGCAATGAAGTAGCAAGTTGACCATGAATTTCACGCCATTCGCGCATTCTTCTGTGGGAAATAAAGCTGGCCTGGCACTGCGCAATCAGTTTTTTATTGGATTTTTTGTGCTTGAGCAGCGCATCAAAGTATTCCCATAATTTCAGTAACCCCATAAAATCAGAGCGCTCATCCCGAAATGGCAAATGCGCCCGATCGGCCGCTTCCTGCTGATCAAAAGGGCGGTCGCGCGGATCCTGCACACTCAGCGCCGAAGTAATAATGAGCATTTCGCTCAAGCAGTTTTCCTGCCGGGCGGCGATGATCATACGTCCGATTTTGGGATCAAGCGGCAATCTGGCCAGTTGCTGGCCGACAGGCGTCAGCTTTTTGTCCTTATCAATTGCGCCCAGCTCAGCCAATAACTGATAGCCATCGGCAATCATGCGCGGTGCCGGGGGCTGAATAAACGGAAAGCTCTCCACATCACCAATTTTCAGAGATTGCATGCGCAAAATTACACCTGCCAGTGAAGAACGCAGAATCTCCGGATCGGTAAACGGTGGGCGAGCCGCAAACTCTTCCGCTGAATACAGGCGAAAACAGGTGCCATTCATCACCCGTCCACAGCGACCGGCACGCTGGCTGGCGGAAGCCTGCGATATTTTCTCAACCAGCAGCTGCTCAACCTTGTTGCGGTAGCTGTAACGATTGAGGCGCGCGAGTCCAGAATCAATCACAAAACGAATACCGGGTACAGTCAGCGATGTCTCGGCCACATTGGTGGCAAGCACAACCCGCCGCTGTCCACCGGTTGAAAAAATTCGTACCTGCTCACCGTGGGAAAGCCGGGAGAAAAGCGGCAGTATTTCAATGCCGTGGCGGATACCTGATGAACCAAAATGGTGCTTGCGCAGACACTCGGCAGTGTCACGAATTTCCCGCTCGCCAGGCAGAAAAACAAGAATATCTCCCTCCCCCATTCTGCAGGCTTCATCGACTCCATCCCGTATTGCCTCCGGTAAATCGCGCTCATCCTCAGGTACGATATTGAACGGGCGATAAACGATTTCCACCGGGTAAAGCCTGCCGGAAACTTCGATGACCGGCGCCTGATGAAAGTGTTCGGAAAAACGTTGCGCATCAATGGTTGCCGAAGTAATGATCACTTTCATATCCGGACGCTGCGGCAGCAATTGCCGCAGATAGCCCAGCAGAAAATCAATATTAAGGCTGCGCTCATGCGCCTCATCGATGATGAGGGTATCGTAGGCCCGCAGCGTGGGATCCTGCTGCGTTTCTGCCAGCAGGATGCCATCGGTCATCAGTTTGATACGGGTCTGCGGGCTGGTCTGATCGGAAAAACGGACTTTGTAACCCACCAGTGTGCCCAATGGACTATTCAGCTCGGAAGCAATACGGGCAGCCACGGTTCTGGCGGCAATACGGCGTGGCTGGGTGTGGCCAATCAGCTTGTTCTGACCTAACCCCAGCTCCAGACAAATCTTGGGAAGCTGTGTCGTTTTTCCAGAACCGGTTTCACCGCAAACAATGACGACCTGATGATTCCGGATCGTGCGGCTGATTTCTTCGCGCCGGGCTGCAACGGGTAATTCCGGGGGATAATGCAATGCGGGAGAGGGCTGCAGCAAAATATTCAAATCCGGGTGGCCAGAAAACCTGTCGGCCCTATCACTGTTTTTTTAAGTGCACTGCTTCTTTCTGAGTGCTCAGCGAGCCTTGTTCGATAATGGCTACAGTCAATCGGGACACAGCAACACGCTTGCCGGTAGCAACTTCGCTAATCTCGGTTTGCCAGACTTGAGTGCGCTTACCGACATGCATAGGTTTGCAGATTCCGATGACATTACCCTGGGTGACAGCACGAATATGATTGGCATTGATCTCAATACCGACCGCTCGATGAATCTCGGGATCAATCGTCATCCATGCAGCGACACTACCCAGTGTTTCCGACAAGACACAGCTGGCACCACCGTGCAGAATGCCAAATGGCTGCGTAGTACGATGATCAACTGGCATATGCGCCGTTAGAAAATCCGGGCCGATTTCACTAAAGTGAATACCGATGTGCACGCCCATGTTGGCGTTGCGCAATCCTTCCAGATATTCCAGCGTGTAATCCTTGAACCAGATGGTTTTATTCTCTGTCATGCGTGGTCATTCCTATGTGTGTAATTGCCAGAGCTACGGCAGTACAACAAAATTACTGGCAGGTGCGCTATGAGTGCTACCAGAATATTGTCGGCGTTGCATCACGGCTTCGGCCAGCTGAAACAGTATTTTCTCGGTAGTATCGAAACCAATGCAACCATCGGTAATACTCTGCCCATAGACGAGTTCCTCCAGTTTTTTACCGGCGATATCCTGTCTGCCTGACTGCAAATGACTTTCGATCATCATACCGACAATGGCTGGATTACCCTGCCCGATCTGGCGGGCAATATCAGCGGCTACTTCTGGCTGACGCTGATAGTCCTTATAACTATTAGCGTGACTGCAATCCACCATTAAATAAGGCGGAAGATGCGCATCAGCCAAGGATTCCATCGCCATGGCCACGCTATCAGCATCATAATTGGGCGCCTGTCCCCCGCGTAAAATAATATGACAATCTTCATTTCCCCGTGTTGCAAAAATTGCGGTGTGCCCTGCTTTGGTTACGGATAGAAAATTATGCGGATGAGATGCTGCCTGGATAGCGTCAATGGCAATATTCAAATTACCAAAAGTACCGTTCTTGAACCCAACCGGACAGGAGACCCCGGATGCCAGCTCACGATGTCCCTGGCTTTCGGTGGTGCGTGCGCCGATTGCTGCCCAGCTGATCAAATCAGCAATATATTGTGGACTGATCAGGTCCAAAAATTCGGTGGCAGCCGGCACACCAATATTGTTCAAATCCAGCAGCAGTTTGCGGGCAAGCCGCAATC encodes the following:
- a CDS encoding hotdog fold thioesterase, encoding MTENKTIWFKDYTLEYLEGLRNANMGVHIGIHFSEIGPDFLTAHMPVDHRTTQPFGILHGGASCVLSETLGSVAAWMTIDPEIHRAVGIEINANHIRAVTQGNVIGICKPMHVGKRTQVWQTEISEVATGKRVAVSRLTVAIIEQGSLSTQKEAVHLKKQ
- a CDS encoding 3-deoxy-7-phosphoheptulonate synthase, producing MKYQTEDLRIIGMHELTPPVELHREYPLSEQATEVVFQARQACHHILHGKDDRLLVVCGPCSIHDVDAALEYASRLNHLRHELKDHLEIIMRVYFEKPRTTIGWKGLINDPDLDNSFHINKGLRLARKLLLDLNNIGVPAATEFLDLISPQYIADLISWAAIGARTTESQGHRELASGVSCPVGFKNGTFGNLNIAIDAIQAASHPHNFLSVTKAGHTAIFATRGNEDCHIILRGGQAPNYDADSVAMAMESLADAHLPPYLMVDCSHANSYKDYQRQPEVAADIARQIGQGNPAIVGMMIESHLQSGRQDIAGKKLEELVYGQSITDGCIGFDTTEKILFQLAEAVMQRRQYSGSTHSAPASNFVVLP